From Cricetulus griseus strain 17A/GY chromosome 1 unlocalized genomic scaffold, alternate assembly CriGri-PICRH-1.0 chr1_0, whole genome shotgun sequence, a single genomic window includes:
- the LOC100770893 gene encoding prothymosin alpha → MSEAAVDTSSKITTKDLKEKEVVEEAENGRRAPANGNANEENRQQEADNEVDEEEEEGGEEEEEEEEEEEEEGNGEEEDEDEEAEAPTGKQVAENDDDDDVDIKKQKTDEDD, encoded by the coding sequence ATGTCAGAGGCGGCGGTGGACACCAGCTCCAAGATCACCACCAAGGACTTGAAGGAGAAGGAAGttgtggaggaggcagagaatggAAGACGGGCACCTGCCAATGGGAATGCTAATGAGGAAAACCGGCAGCAGGAGGCTGACAATGAGgtagatgaagaagaggaagaaggtggggaggaagaggaggaggaggaggaggaggaggaggaggaaggcaatggtgaggaagaggatgaagatgaggaagctgaggctccTACGGGCAAGCAGGTAGctgaaaatgatgatgatgatgatgttgacaTCAAGAAGCAGAAGACCGATGAGGATGACTAG